One Panicum virgatum strain AP13 chromosome 3N, P.virgatum_v5, whole genome shotgun sequence DNA segment encodes these proteins:
- the LOC120665765 gene encoding CAAX prenyl protease 2-like: MASPAGLRPATPPAIPGAAAVAACTAMAVSYVAVLYAPTVILRFPPPTSLRSFLHRRFACAAVASTASALATAALLRVWSLSDFADMLAVFGIRKDHLLQAVVIPLLLTSLVYAGSFINRLWLLASLRGGNGDEVGIGCTQRLVLRIQAAIDDVMVWRNYVVAPFTEELVFRACMIPLLLCGGFKMSTIIFLSPVFFSLAHLNHLFELQQQGCNFMRSLLIVGVQLGYTVIFGWYAAFLFIRTGNLLSPIVAHVFCNMMGLPAFSSPQTKGVASVAFLAGSICFFCLLFPATSPELYNTRLDRCRCWHGFCNWK, encoded by the exons ATGGCTTCGCCGGCGGGCCTCcgccccgccacgccgccggcgatacccggcgccgctgcggtggcggcgtgcACCGCCATGGCCGTGTCCTACGTCGCTGTCCTCTACGCCCCGACGGTCATCCTCCGCTTCCCGCCCCCGACCTCGCTTCGTTCCTTCCTCCACCGCCGCTtcgcctgcgccgccgtcgcctcgacCGCCTCCGCGCTCGCCACCGCGGCGCTCCTACGC GTCTGGAGCCTAAGCGACTTCGCTGATATGCTCGCGGTGTTCGGCATTAGGAAGGATCACTTG CTTCAGGCAGTGGTGATTCCACTTCTCCTTACATCCCTAGTGTATGCTGGGTCGTTCATCAACAGACTGTGGCTTCTTGCGAGCTTGCGGGGCGGAAATGGTGATGAGGTGGGGATTGGCTGCACCCAGAGGCTTGTGCTCCGGATCCAAGCTGCCATTGATGATGTAATGGTTTGGCGGAATTATGTAGTG GCACCATTTACCGAGGAGCTGGTTTTTAGGGCGTGCATGATACCACTTCTTCTGTGTGGTGGATTCAAAATGTCGACAATTATTTTTCTGAGTCCAGTCTTCTTCAGTCTAG CACACTTAAACCATTTGTTTGAACTGCAACAGCAGGGATGCAATTTTATGAGATCGCTACTGATTGTAG GTGTCCAGTTAGGCTACACTGTAATCTTTGGGTGGTATGCAGCATTTTTGTTCATTCGGACAG GGAATCTGTTATCTCCCATTGTTGCTCACGTCTTTTGCAATATGATGGGTTTGCCTGCTTTCTCATCGCCACAAACAAAAG GAGTGGCATCGGTAGCATTTTTGGCTGGTTCAATATGTTTTTTTTGTCTCCTTTTCCCTGCAACAAGTCCTGAACTGTACAACACTAGATTAGATCGCTGCAGATGCTGGCATGGATTTTGCAATTGGAAATAG